In one Corallococcus sp. EGB genomic region, the following are encoded:
- a CDS encoding flagellar assembly protein FliH, with translation MPPYRLQSLLDMREKAKEEAERAFSDAVKALAKEEQEQARLEAELERRRKERKAKVQEYFQQIMAKGAGINGMNMMGRFEERLKDDEAQVALQIEHQKEVVRTAGRLVEQRRMLMAEAAKELKAIEKNKEKFVKQVKKERQDREELQQEEIGSALFLARQRK, from the coding sequence ATGCCCCCGTACCGGTTGCAGTCACTGCTGGACATGCGTGAGAAGGCGAAGGAGGAGGCCGAGCGGGCCTTCTCCGACGCCGTCAAGGCGCTGGCGAAGGAAGAGCAGGAGCAGGCGCGCCTGGAGGCGGAGCTGGAGCGCCGCCGCAAGGAGCGCAAGGCCAAGGTCCAGGAGTACTTCCAGCAGATCATGGCCAAGGGCGCCGGCATCAACGGCATGAACATGATGGGCCGCTTCGAGGAGCGTCTGAAGGACGACGAGGCCCAGGTCGCCCTCCAGATTGAACACCAGAAGGAAGTCGTCCGGACGGCGGGCCGCCTGGTGGAACAGCGCCGCATGCTGATGGCCGAGGCCGCCAAGGAGCTCAAGGCCATCGAGAAGAACAAGGAGAAGTTCGTCAAGCAGGTGAAAAAGGAACGCCAGGATCGGGAGGAGTTGCAACAGGAGGAGATCGGCAGCGCCTTGTTCCTGGCCCGCCAGCGCAAGTAA
- the sctN gene encoding type III secretion system ATPase SctN, with product MAIDLSRYYDLIKEASLVRVRGRVTELTGLVIKASVPNVRIGEVVLIKNRQRGLMKSEVVGFVGDEVMLMPLGELYGIGPDSECIPTGRPLTIKCGDALLGRVLTGIGEPMDGMPLEGEGLVDWPVDRDCPDPFTRQRIERPLPLGVRCIDGLLTVGEGQRVGLFAGSGVGKSTLMGQIARNTQADLSVVALIGERGREVREFIEDAMGEEGMKRAVLVCATSDQPALVRLRAAYVATAIAEYFRERGGNVLFMLDTVTRLARSQRDIGLAIGEPPARQGYPPSVFSMLPRILERTGNSAKGKCTAIYTCLVAGGDMEDPIADEVRGILDGHFILNRELGARNQWPAMDVLQSLSRVMSGIVSKEHKKAAGKLRETLSTYEKQRDLILLGAYQAGADPRTDYAIEKYDSIIDFLKQDTHSNSPYEETVEQLINLFAD from the coding sequence ATGGCCATCGACCTCTCGCGCTACTACGACCTCATCAAGGAAGCGTCCCTCGTCCGGGTGCGCGGCCGCGTCACCGAGCTGACGGGCCTCGTCATCAAGGCGAGCGTTCCCAACGTGCGCATCGGCGAGGTGGTGCTGATCAAGAACCGCCAGCGCGGCCTGATGAAGTCGGAGGTCGTGGGCTTCGTGGGCGATGAGGTGATGCTCATGCCCCTGGGCGAGCTGTACGGCATCGGTCCGGACAGCGAGTGCATCCCCACCGGCCGTCCGCTCACCATCAAGTGCGGCGACGCGCTCCTGGGCCGCGTGCTCACCGGCATCGGCGAGCCCATGGACGGCATGCCCCTGGAGGGGGAGGGCCTGGTCGACTGGCCCGTGGACCGCGACTGCCCGGACCCCTTCACGCGCCAGCGCATCGAGCGGCCGCTGCCCCTGGGCGTGCGCTGCATCGACGGGCTTCTCACCGTGGGCGAGGGGCAGCGCGTGGGCCTCTTCGCCGGCTCCGGCGTCGGCAAGTCCACGCTGATGGGCCAGATTGCCCGCAACACGCAAGCCGACCTCAGCGTCGTGGCGCTCATCGGCGAGCGTGGTCGCGAGGTTCGCGAGTTCATCGAGGACGCCATGGGCGAGGAGGGCATGAAGCGCGCCGTGCTGGTGTGCGCCACGTCCGACCAGCCCGCCCTCGTGCGTCTGCGCGCCGCCTACGTCGCCACGGCCATCGCGGAGTACTTCCGTGAGCGCGGCGGCAACGTGCTGTTCATGCTCGACACGGTGACGCGTCTGGCGCGCTCCCAGCGCGACATCGGCCTCGCCATCGGCGAGCCCCCGGCGCGTCAGGGCTACCCGCCCAGCGTCTTCTCCATGCTGCCGCGCATCCTTGAGCGCACGGGCAACTCGGCGAAGGGCAAGTGCACCGCCATCTACACCTGCCTCGTGGCCGGCGGTGACATGGAAGATCCCATCGCGGACGAGGTCCGCGGTATTCTGGATGGCCACTTCATCCTCAACCGTGAGCTGGGCGCGCGAAACCAGTGGCCGGCCATGGACGTGCTCCAGAGCCTCAGCCGCGTGATGAGCGGCATCGTCAGCAAGGAGCACAAGAAGGCCGCCGGCAAGCTGCGCGAAACGCTCTCCACCTACGAGAAGCAGCGCGACCTCATCCTGCTGGGCGCCTACCAGGCCGGCGCGGACCCCAGGACGGACTACGCCATCGAGAAGTACGACTCCATCATCGACTTCCTCAAGCAGGACACCCACTCCAACTCCCCGTACGAGGAGACCGTGGAGCAGCTCATCAACCTCTTCGCGGACTGA
- a CDS encoding FliH/SctL family protein, producing MAIGKVIKGDGLAESVVVATSERPALRPPRAGVMNAEVFEARQGAQGIIEEAQRERERILAEAQREKEELFAKAKDLGRQEGIAQAAELILRAKMQAGEILHSHEQDVIALSLKMAEKILGRDLEREPELLVDMCAAAIDNLRNARAMVLRVHPKTAAVLRAKRPQLMELIGRTVDLAIKEDPEVAAVGCIVQTEFGTVDAQLPTQLEMLQNLLQPDTARKNGPP from the coding sequence ATGGCGATCGGCAAGGTCATCAAGGGGGACGGGCTGGCGGAGTCGGTGGTCGTCGCCACGTCCGAGCGACCGGCATTGCGTCCGCCCCGCGCGGGCGTGATGAATGCCGAGGTCTTCGAGGCGCGCCAGGGCGCCCAGGGCATCATCGAGGAGGCCCAGCGCGAGCGCGAGCGCATCCTCGCCGAGGCTCAGCGCGAGAAGGAGGAGCTCTTCGCCAAGGCGAAGGACCTGGGTCGTCAGGAAGGCATCGCCCAGGCCGCGGAGCTGATCCTGCGCGCGAAGATGCAGGCAGGGGAGATCCTCCACTCCCACGAGCAGGACGTCATCGCGCTCTCGCTGAAGATGGCGGAGAAGATCCTCGGCCGCGACCTGGAGCGCGAGCCGGAGCTGCTCGTGGACATGTGCGCGGCGGCCATCGACAACCTCCGCAACGCGCGCGCCATGGTGCTTCGCGTGCACCCGAAGACGGCCGCGGTGCTGCGCGCCAAGCGCCCGCAGTTGATGGAGCTCATCGGCCGCACGGTGGATCTGGCCATCAAGGAGGATCCGGAGGTCGCCGCCGTGGGCTGCATCGTGCAGACGGAGTTCGGCACCGTGGACGCGCAGCTGCCCACGCAGCTGGAGATGCTCCAGAACCTCCTGCAGCCGGACACCGCGCGCAAGAACGGCCCTCCCTGA
- a CDS encoding type III secretion protein — MTRRTPVFAAPLLALLFLTGCSIELQHELTEADANEIYVLLSKNGINAKKEKAEGGNEVRFTIVVPKGDAAQAAELLKRNSLPRPVEKGLSHFAKGSMVPTATEERAMLLKAMAGEVSNALNQIDGVLEARAIVMVPENNDLSQPENRPLPSASVFIKYRTVEGGKPPVTVDAVKQFVASSVSELKPEAVTVLMTEAMAPTAETTETNRLQDVLGVRMTAASASTFKMILGGAFALILAMMGVTAWTFMRGGSGGAAPAAAARPARARGGRTE; from the coding sequence ATGACTCGCCGAACGCCCGTCTTCGCCGCCCCGCTCCTCGCCCTGCTGTTCCTCACCGGCTGCTCCATCGAGCTGCAGCACGAGCTGACGGAGGCGGACGCCAACGAAATCTACGTCCTGCTCAGCAAGAACGGCATCAACGCCAAGAAGGAGAAGGCGGAGGGCGGCAACGAAGTGCGCTTCACCATCGTCGTCCCCAAGGGCGACGCCGCGCAGGCCGCGGAGCTCCTGAAGCGCAACTCGCTGCCGCGCCCGGTGGAGAAGGGCCTGTCCCACTTCGCCAAGGGCAGCATGGTGCCCACCGCCACGGAGGAGCGCGCCATGCTCCTCAAGGCCATGGCGGGTGAGGTCTCCAACGCGCTCAACCAGATTGACGGCGTGCTGGAGGCGCGGGCCATCGTGATGGTGCCGGAGAACAACGACCTGTCGCAGCCGGAGAACCGGCCGCTGCCGTCCGCCTCCGTGTTCATCAAGTACCGCACGGTCGAGGGCGGCAAGCCCCCCGTCACCGTGGACGCGGTGAAGCAGTTCGTCGCCAGCTCCGTGTCGGAGCTCAAGCCGGAGGCCGTCACGGTCCTGATGACGGAGGCCATGGCCCCCACGGCGGAGACCACGGAGACCAACCGCCTGCAGGACGTGCTCGGCGTGCGCATGACGGCGGCCAGCGCCAGCACGTTCAAGATGATCCTCGGCGGCGCGTTCGCGCTCATCCTCGCGATGATGGGCGTCACCGCGTGGACCTTCATGCGCGGGGGCTCGGGGGGCGCCGCCCCCGCCGCGGCGGCGCGTCCGGCGCGTGCGCGAGGAGGTCGCACGGAGTAG
- a CDS encoding ATP-dependent helicase HrpB, with product MAAPMSGISAAQVAQQKLQDQGAQQTQKTGASKFDGVLADKAQGAGQVDAAQNVNKAQAAQAAQKVDSVRQVETVNKAEKANLNKVSSAAQQPATAKGAEPVDAKAEASKTTKSGGMVSDLVSGLEKGQVSMDKLIKEASSGKNMSNAELLGLQASMYKYSQELDLTSKVVEKATSGLKDVVKTQV from the coding sequence ATGGCGGCTCCGATGAGCGGCATCTCCGCGGCGCAGGTGGCGCAGCAAAAGCTGCAGGACCAGGGCGCGCAGCAGACGCAGAAGACGGGCGCGTCGAAGTTCGACGGAGTTCTCGCTGACAAGGCGCAGGGCGCCGGCCAGGTGGACGCCGCCCAGAACGTGAACAAGGCCCAGGCCGCGCAGGCCGCCCAGAAGGTGGACTCCGTCCGTCAGGTGGAGACCGTCAACAAGGCGGAGAAGGCCAACCTGAACAAGGTGAGCAGCGCCGCCCAGCAGCCGGCCACCGCCAAGGGTGCCGAGCCCGTGGACGCGAAGGCGGAAGCCTCGAAGACGACCAAGTCGGGCGGCATGGTGTCCGACCTCGTCTCCGGCCTGGAGAAGGGCCAGGTCAGCATGGACAAGCTGATCAAGGAGGCCTCCTCCGGCAAGAACATGTCCAACGCGGAGCTGCTCGGCCTCCAGGCGTCCATGTACAAGTACTCGCAGGAGCTCGACCTCACGTCGAAGGTCGTCGAGAAGGCCACCAGCGGCCTGAAGGACGTCGTCAAGACGCAGGTCTGA
- a CDS encoding sigma-70 family RNA polymerase sigma factor — translation MPLGEDRKVILEKYGPYVRSLAATVRKQFNAQLELDELLAYGQIGLLEAAERFDPKVGANFLTFAHYRIKGAIFDGLRKMGVLRGADARTAYQGERATAYLGNLADREQGASNRGSSFDDDIGDISDAVAGLAAVFAAGAEGAEAAGYVDESLPADQRLEMEQLKNRVRSAIEKLPEKERKLLQGYYFQGRTLEEAGAEIGQSKSWASRLHARAIDRLKELLNEEEELPPASTDARRVSHGGSDERHLRGAGGAAKAAGPGRAADAEDGRVEVRRSSR, via the coding sequence TTGCCTCTGGGTGAAGACAGGAAGGTCATCCTGGAGAAGTACGGCCCGTACGTGCGGTCGCTCGCGGCCACCGTGCGCAAGCAGTTCAATGCCCAGCTGGAGCTGGATGAACTGCTGGCCTATGGGCAGATTGGCCTCCTCGAAGCCGCCGAGCGCTTCGACCCCAAGGTGGGCGCCAACTTCCTTACCTTTGCCCACTATCGCATCAAGGGCGCCATCTTCGACGGTCTGAGGAAGATGGGGGTCCTGCGGGGCGCGGACGCCCGCACCGCCTACCAGGGCGAGCGCGCGACGGCGTATCTGGGAAATCTTGCCGACCGCGAGCAGGGCGCAAGCAACCGCGGGTCGTCATTCGACGATGATATTGGTGACATCTCGGATGCCGTGGCGGGCCTCGCGGCTGTTTTTGCAGCGGGGGCGGAAGGGGCGGAGGCGGCGGGCTACGTGGATGAGTCACTCCCGGCGGATCAGCGCCTGGAGATGGAGCAGTTGAAGAACCGGGTGCGCTCGGCCATCGAGAAGCTTCCGGAGAAAGAGCGCAAGCTCCTGCAGGGCTATTACTTCCAGGGACGCACGTTGGAAGAGGCAGGAGCGGAGATCGGGCAGTCGAAGAGCTGGGCGTCGCGGCTTCATGCGCGGGCCATTGATCGGCTCAAGGAACTCTTGAACGAGGAGGAGGAACTCCCTCCCGCCTCGACGGATGCAAGGAGGGTGTCACATGGCGGCTCCGATGAGCGGCATCTCCGCGGCGCAGGTGGCGCAGCAAAAGCTGCAGGACCAGGGCGCGCAGCAGACGCAGAAGACGGGCGCGTCGAAGTTCGACGGAGTTCTCGCTGA
- a CDS encoding lipopolysaccharide assembly protein LapB yields MAETPSEIANSLVPLARQPAMVLLESGYLWLDMGHFDKAKEVFVGAAALMPKSEVPQIGLGAVEFAQGKHDKALAAYRVAQRLAPLSSLPRAHAGEALLFMGKVPEALKELKAAIDLEPDSDGAKLAQALIQAKEAGALPPPKK; encoded by the coding sequence ATGGCGGAGACCCCTTCGGAGATTGCCAACAGCCTCGTGCCCCTGGCGCGTCAGCCGGCCATGGTCCTGCTGGAGTCCGGCTACCTGTGGCTGGACATGGGGCACTTCGACAAGGCCAAGGAGGTCTTCGTCGGCGCCGCCGCGCTCATGCCCAAGAGCGAGGTGCCCCAGATCGGTCTGGGCGCCGTGGAGTTCGCGCAGGGCAAGCACGACAAGGCCCTCGCGGCCTATCGCGTCGCCCAGCGGCTCGCGCCCCTGTCGTCGCTGCCGCGGGCGCACGCCGGTGAAGCCCTGCTGTTCATGGGCAAGGTGCCGGAGGCCCTCAAGGAACTGAAGGCCGCCATCGACCTGGAGCCGGACAGCGACGGCGCGAAGCTGGCCCAGGCGCTCATCCAGGCGAAGGAAGCGGGGGCCCTGCCTCCGCCGAAGAAGTAG